In a genomic window of Leisingera caerulea DSM 24564:
- the nuoN gene encoding NADH-quinone oxidoreductase subunit NuoN produces MIQADLTVILPEIVLALYAMAALIGAVYTTKDKLAAPLVWSTAALMAAVAFWIASSPAGTQTAFGGMFIDDGFSRFAKVALLLGAAAVLLVGQDYMARRGMLRFEYPILVALAAVGMMMMVSAGNLMSLYMGLELQSLSLYVVAAMRRDSVKSTEAGLKYFVLGALSSGLLLYGASLVYGFAGTTQFAGIIQVAEQGHMSIGMLFGLVFMISGLAFKVSAVPFHMWTPDVYEGSPTPVTAFFATAPKVAAMGLFARVLHDAFGGAIADWQQIIVVLSVLSMFLGAIAAIGQRDIKRLMAFSSIAHMGYAMIGLAAGTEAGITAMLVYLAIYVTMNIGTFSFILMLEKDGKPVTDILALNQFAAREPGKALAVLILMFSLAGVPPMLGFFAKLGVWKAGVDAGLMGLVVASAIASVIGAFYYIRIVFYMYFGTGEDDVEAKGSPVLTVALMASAAMMLVGLVYQFGIDTAAAAAAATLVN; encoded by the coding sequence ATGATCCAAGCTGATCTTACTGTAATCCTGCCAGAGATCGTTCTGGCGCTTTACGCCATGGCTGCGCTGATTGGCGCGGTCTACACCACCAAGGACAAGCTGGCGGCCCCGCTGGTCTGGAGCACGGCAGCACTGATGGCCGCGGTGGCATTCTGGATCGCCTCCAGCCCTGCGGGCACTCAGACCGCCTTTGGCGGCATGTTCATCGACGACGGCTTCTCGCGCTTTGCCAAAGTGGCGCTGCTTCTGGGCGCCGCTGCGGTGCTGCTGGTCGGGCAGGACTATATGGCCCGCCGCGGAATGCTGCGGTTCGAATACCCGATTCTGGTGGCACTGGCCGCCGTCGGCATGATGATGATGGTTTCCGCGGGCAACCTGATGTCCCTCTATATGGGGCTGGAGCTGCAGTCGCTGTCGCTTTACGTCGTCGCCGCCATGCGCCGCGACAGCGTCAAGTCGACCGAGGCGGGCCTCAAGTACTTCGTGCTGGGCGCGCTGTCCTCCGGCCTGCTGCTCTATGGCGCCTCGCTGGTCTACGGCTTTGCCGGCACCACCCAGTTCGCAGGCATCATCCAGGTGGCCGAGCAGGGCCATATGTCCATCGGCATGCTGTTCGGCCTGGTGTTCATGATCTCGGGTCTTGCGTTCAAGGTCTCGGCGGTGCCCTTCCACATGTGGACCCCGGACGTCTATGAAGGCTCGCCGACCCCGGTCACCGCCTTCTTTGCCACCGCGCCCAAGGTTGCGGCTATGGGCCTGTTTGCCCGCGTGCTGCACGACGCCTTCGGCGGCGCCATTGCCGACTGGCAGCAGATCATCGTGGTGCTGTCGGTGCTGTCGATGTTCCTGGGCGCCATCGCGGCGATCGGCCAGCGCGACATCAAACGCCTGATGGCGTTCTCTTCGATCGCCCATATGGGGTATGCGATGATCGGCCTGGCAGCGGGTACCGAAGCGGGCATCACCGCGATGCTGGTGTATCTCGCGATCTACGTCACCATGAACATCGGCACCTTCTCCTTCATCCTGATGCTGGAAAAGGATGGCAAGCCCGTCACCGACATCCTGGCCCTGAACCAGTTCGCCGCGCGCGAGCCGGGCAAGGCGCTGGCGGTGCTGATCCTGATGTTCTCGCTGGCCGGCGTGCCGCCGATGCTGGGCTTCTTTGCCAAGCTGGGCGTTTGGAAAGCCGGCGTCGACGCGGGCCTGATGGGGCTGGTCGTGGCCTCCGCAATCGCCTCGGTCATCGGTGCATTCTATTACATCCGGATTGTCTTCTACATGTACTTCGGCACTGGCGAGGACGATGTGGAGGCGAAGGGCTCGCCGGTGCTGACCGTAGCGCTGATGGCCTCAGCCGCGATGATGCTGGTCGGGCTGGTCTATCAGTTCGGTATCGACACTGCGGCGGCTGCTGCTGCAGCAACCCTTGTAAATTGA
- a CDS encoding biotin--[acetyl-CoA-carboxylase] ligase: MSWPAGYGKRVLAEVDSTLNEAARIAGELAGPEWILALRQTQGRGRRGRDWKDPKGNFAATLVMRPEGAPDLAALRSFVAALAVYDACVAVTGRSEGLSLKWPNDVLLKGGKLAGILLESAGNGQGVTHLFVGIGVNLVETPMQEWLEPGAVYPVSLLSETGVQVTPEEFLEAVAEAFARYEQQFATYGFEPIRTEWLARAAKLGEVITAKTASSETEGTFETVDASGNLVLNTAKGRVSIPAADIYF; encoded by the coding sequence ATGAGCTGGCCAGCAGGATATGGAAAACGGGTGCTTGCCGAGGTGGACAGCACCCTCAATGAGGCCGCCCGCATCGCCGGGGAACTGGCGGGGCCGGAGTGGATCCTGGCCCTGCGCCAGACGCAAGGAAGGGGCCGCCGCGGCCGCGACTGGAAAGACCCCAAGGGCAATTTCGCCGCCACCCTGGTAATGCGGCCTGAGGGCGCGCCGGACCTGGCGGCGCTGCGCAGCTTTGTCGCCGCATTGGCTGTTTACGACGCCTGCGTCGCGGTCACGGGCCGCAGCGAGGGCCTGTCGCTGAAGTGGCCCAACGACGTGCTGCTGAAGGGCGGCAAGCTGGCTGGCATTCTTTTGGAAAGCGCGGGCAACGGGCAGGGAGTCACCCACCTGTTTGTCGGCATCGGTGTGAACCTGGTGGAGACCCCGATGCAGGAATGGCTGGAACCCGGCGCGGTCTACCCGGTGTCGCTGCTGTCGGAGACCGGTGTGCAGGTCACGCCGGAAGAATTCCTGGAGGCCGTGGCCGAGGCGTTTGCCCGGTACGAGCAGCAGTTCGCGACCTATGGCTTTGAGCCGATCCGCACCGAATGGCTGGCCCGCGCAGCCAAGCTGGGCGAGGTGATTACTGCCAAGACCGCGTCGTCAGAAACCGAGGGCACCTTTGAAACGGTGGACGCCAGCGGCAACCTTGTCCTAAACACCGCCAAGGGCCGCGTCAGCATTCCCGCGGCGGATATCTATTTCTAG
- a CDS encoding type III pantothenate kinase: MLLAVDCGNTNTVFSIYDGEKFVGMWRTATDWQRTADQYYVWLNTLMRLQGIEADITDMIISSTVPRVVFNLRVLADRYFNTRPLVVGKPECLLPVAVRVDEGTAVGPDRLVNTVSGFDAHGGNLIVVDFGTATTFDVVAEDGAYVGGVIAPGVNLSLEALHQAAAALPHVDISKPENVIGTNTVACMQSGVFWGYVGLVREICTRIKAERGVPMKVISTGGLAPLFQQSADLFDAYEDDLTMHGLQIIHKYNKENGTDA, translated from the coding sequence ATGCTTCTGGCAGTCGACTGCGGCAACACCAATACCGTTTTCTCGATCTACGACGGGGAGAAGTTCGTCGGCATGTGGCGCACTGCCACCGACTGGCAGCGCACGGCTGATCAGTATTACGTCTGGCTGAACACGCTGATGCGGCTGCAGGGGATCGAGGCGGATATCACCGACATGATCATCTCCTCTACCGTGCCGCGCGTGGTGTTCAATCTGCGTGTGCTGGCGGACCGCTATTTCAACACGCGGCCCCTGGTGGTGGGCAAACCCGAATGCCTTCTGCCCGTCGCAGTGCGGGTGGACGAAGGCACAGCCGTCGGCCCCGACCGGCTGGTCAACACGGTCTCCGGTTTCGATGCCCATGGCGGCAATCTGATCGTGGTGGACTTCGGCACCGCAACCACCTTTGACGTGGTGGCAGAGGACGGCGCCTATGTTGGCGGGGTGATCGCACCGGGCGTGAACCTCAGCCTGGAGGCGCTGCACCAGGCCGCCGCGGCGCTGCCCCATGTGGATATATCCAAACCTGAAAATGTCATCGGCACCAACACTGTGGCCTGCATGCAGTCCGGCGTGTTCTGGGGCTATGTCGGCCTCGTCCGCGAAATCTGCACCCGCATCAAGGCAGAGCGCGGCGTGCCCATGAAAGTGATCTCGACAGGCGGGCTGGCGCCTTTGTTCCAGCAATCTGCCGATCTGTTCGACGCATATGAGGACGATCTCACCATGCATGGGCTGCAGATCATCCATAAATACAACAAGGAAAATGGTACTGACGCATGA
- a CDS encoding ribonuclease J, with product MSSERLIYLPLGGAGEIGMNAYVYGYGPQGQERLVLVDLGVTFPDMDTTPGVDLIMPDMTWLKDRADRLEGIFITHGHEDHIGAIAHMYAHLNVPVYARAFTANLARRKMEEAGHDPANVHTVQAWPEVTKLGPFTIGVAPMSHSIPESGGLVIDSPAGRVVHTGDFKLDPNPLVGEPFDPEMWSEIAKDGVQALVCDSTNVFSQHPGRSEAELPEEITKLFSEAKGLVAATTFASNVARVKTLAEAGVKAGRSVVLLGRAMRRMIEAAVETGVLVDFPKTISPEDAGNVPRDNLMLITTGSQGERRAATAQLARGKYRGLELKEGDLFLFSSKTIPGNEKGVIRIINQFSEMGVDVVDDSSGLYHVSGHANRPDLEEIHRLLKPKMLIPMHGEHRHLRQHARLGEEKGIASAVVVNGMMMDLTGDAPKVTEWIETGRTYLDGTVKYGAMDGIVRDRIRMALNGHVVVTVILDEEDEPLGEPWCDVKGLPETGSSKAALVDVMEEDLNQFLMRAGAKTLRDDDKLEQELRRIARQSAFSEIGKKPEVTVVVSRMR from the coding sequence ATGAGCAGTGAAAGATTGATCTACCTGCCCCTCGGCGGGGCGGGTGAAATTGGCATGAACGCCTATGTCTATGGCTATGGCCCGCAGGGCCAGGAACGGCTGGTCCTGGTTGACCTGGGCGTGACCTTCCCCGACATGGACACAACCCCGGGCGTGGACCTGATCATGCCGGATATGACTTGGCTCAAGGACCGCGCCGACAGGCTGGAGGGGATTTTCATCACCCACGGGCACGAGGACCACATCGGCGCCATCGCCCACATGTACGCGCATCTGAACGTGCCGGTCTACGCCCGCGCCTTTACCGCCAATCTGGCGCGCCGCAAGATGGAGGAGGCTGGCCACGATCCGGCCAATGTGCACACCGTGCAGGCCTGGCCCGAGGTGACCAAGCTCGGGCCCTTCACCATCGGTGTTGCGCCCATGAGCCACTCGATCCCGGAGAGCGGCGGACTGGTGATCGACAGCCCGGCAGGGCGGGTGGTGCATACCGGCGACTTCAAGCTTGACCCCAATCCGCTGGTGGGGGAGCCCTTTGACCCGGAGATGTGGTCAGAGATCGCCAAGGACGGCGTCCAGGCGCTGGTCTGCGATTCCACCAACGTGTTCTCGCAGCATCCGGGCCGCTCCGAAGCGGAACTGCCGGAGGAAATCACCAAGCTGTTCTCCGAGGCCAAGGGGCTGGTCGCAGCCACCACATTCGCCTCCAATGTCGCACGGGTGAAGACCCTCGCGGAGGCGGGGGTAAAGGCGGGCCGCTCCGTGGTCCTGCTGGGCCGTGCCATGCGCCGGATGATCGAGGCGGCGGTGGAGACCGGCGTTCTGGTGGACTTCCCCAAGACGATCAGCCCCGAAGACGCCGGCAATGTGCCGCGCGACAACCTGATGCTGATCACCACCGGCAGCCAGGGCGAGCGCCGCGCCGCCACCGCGCAGCTGGCGCGCGGCAAGTACCGCGGGCTGGAGCTGAAGGAGGGCGATTTGTTCCTGTTCTCCTCCAAAACCATTCCGGGCAATGAGAAGGGTGTTATCCGCATCATCAACCAATTCTCGGAAATGGGCGTGGATGTGGTCGACGACAGTTCCGGCCTCTACCACGTTTCGGGTCATGCCAACCGCCCGGACCTGGAGGAGATCCACAGACTGCTGAAGCCCAAGATGCTGATCCCGATGCATGGCGAGCACCGCCACCTGCGTCAGCACGCCCGCCTGGGCGAGGAAAAGGGCATTGCCAGCGCCGTTGTGGTGAACGGCATGATGATGGACCTGACCGGCGATGCGCCGAAGGTGACCGAGTGGATCGAAACCGGGCGCACCTATCTGGACGGCACCGTCAAATACGGCGCCATGGACGGCATTGTCCGCGACCGCATCCGCATGGCGCTGAATGGCCATGTGGTGGTTACTGTGATCCTCGATGAAGAGGACGAGCCGCTGGGCGAGCCCTGGTGCGACGTCAAGGGCCTGCCCGAGACCGGCAGCTCCAAGGCCGCCCTGGTGGACGTGATGGAGGAAGACCTGAACCAGTTCCTGATGCGCGCCGGGGCCAAGACCCTGCGCGATGACGACAAGCTGGAGCAGGAACTGCGCCGCATCGCCCGCCAGAGCGCTTTCAGCGAAATCGGCAAGAAGCCAGAGGTCACGGTGGTGGTCAGCCGCATGCGCTGA
- a CDS encoding RSP_7527 family protein has protein sequence MNTKDTQTLTISHFQAIEARAHELRAEAFANMMRSLFRALFRAPRKVVSCPSCARPLHG, from the coding sequence ATGAACACCAAAGACACCCAAACCCTGACCATTTCCCATTTCCAGGCCATCGAGGCCCGCGCCCACGAGCTGCGCGCAGAGGCCTTTGCCAACATGATGCGCAGCCTGTTCCGCGCCCTGTTCCGCGCCCCGCGCAAGGTGGTCTCCTGCCCCAGCTGCGCCCGTCCGCTGCACGGCTGA
- a CDS encoding DEAD/DEAH box helicase encodes MTKFTDLNLNPKVLKAIEEAGYETPTPIQAGAIPPALEGRDVLGIAQTGTGKTASFTLPMITLLARGRARARMPRSLVLCPTRELAAQVAENFDTYAKHVKLTKALLIGGVSFKEQDALIDKGVDVLIATPGRLLDHFERGKLLLTGVQIMVVDEADRMLDMGFIPDIERIFSLTPFTRQTLFFSATMAPEIERITNTFLSGPARIEVARQATASETIEQAVVQVKPSRRDREGSEKRTVLRALIDGEGDKLTNGIIFCNRKTDVDICAKSLKKYGYDAAAIHGDLDQSQRTKTLDSFRDGALRILVASDVAARGLDVPSVSHVFNFDVPGHAEDYVHRIGRTGRAGREGKAITICTPRDEKALDAVEKLIQKEITRLENPVKTEPKREKPSRSAKPDTAKPESAKPEAKADAEARAPRKEDKPAQKPERSSSRGKYGKRDDKAVVGMGDHLPSFIALSFAERRAS; translated from the coding sequence ATGACAAAATTTACCGATCTGAACCTGAATCCCAAGGTCCTCAAAGCTATTGAGGAAGCTGGTTACGAAACCCCCACGCCGATCCAGGCCGGTGCGATCCCGCCCGCGCTGGAAGGGCGCGATGTTCTGGGAATCGCCCAGACCGGCACTGGCAAGACCGCGTCGTTCACGCTGCCGATGATCACCCTGCTGGCCCGTGGCCGCGCCCGCGCCCGGATGCCGCGCAGCCTGGTGCTGTGCCCGACCCGTGAGCTGGCCGCCCAGGTGGCGGAAAACTTCGACACCTATGCCAAGCATGTGAAGCTCACCAAGGCGCTGCTCATCGGCGGTGTGTCCTTCAAGGAGCAGGACGCGCTGATCGACAAGGGCGTCGACGTGCTGATCGCCACCCCGGGCCGCCTGCTGGACCATTTCGAGCGCGGCAAGCTGCTGCTCACCGGCGTGCAGATCATGGTGGTGGACGAGGCCGACCGGATGCTCGACATGGGCTTCATTCCGGATATCGAACGCATCTTCTCGCTGACGCCGTTCACCCGCCAGACGCTGTTCTTCTCCGCCACCATGGCGCCGGAGATCGAGCGGATTACCAATACCTTCCTGTCGGGTCCGGCCCGCATCGAAGTGGCCCGCCAGGCCACCGCGTCGGAGACCATCGAACAGGCAGTGGTGCAGGTCAAACCGTCGCGCCGCGACCGCGAGGGCAGCGAAAAGCGCACGGTCCTTCGCGCGCTGATCGACGGCGAGGGCGACAAGCTGACCAACGGCATCATCTTCTGCAACCGCAAGACGGACGTGGATATCTGCGCGAAATCGCTGAAGAAATACGGCTATGACGCCGCTGCCATTCACGGCGACCTGGACCAGAGCCAGCGGACCAAAACGCTGGACTCCTTCCGTGACGGAGCGTTGCGCATCCTGGTGGCTTCGGATGTGGCCGCCCGCGGTTTGGACGTGCCCAGCGTCAGCCATGTGTTCAATTTCGACGTCCCGGGCCATGCCGAGGACTATGTCCACCGCATCGGCCGCACCGGCCGTGCCGGCCGCGAGGGCAAGGCAATCACCATCTGCACGCCGCGCGACGAAAAGGCGCTGGATGCAGTGGAGAAGCTGATCCAGAAGGAAATCACCCGTCTGGAGAACCCGGTGAAAACGGAGCCCAAACGGGAAAAGCCGTCCCGCTCCGCCAAGCCGGACACTGCCAAGCCGGAGAGCGCCAAGCCGGAGGCCAAGGCAGATGCTGAGGCGCGCGCACCCCGCAAGGAGGACAAGCCCGCGCAGAAGCCCGAGCGCTCCTCGTCGCGCGGGAAATACGGCAAGCGCGACGACAAGGCCGTGGTTGGCATGGGCGACCACCTGCCGAGCTTCATCGCGCTCAGCTTTGCCGAACGCCGCGCCAGCTGA
- a CDS encoding peptide chain release factor 3, producing the protein MLDTAANRPELPPEIARRRTFAIISHPDAGKTTLTEKFLLYGGAIQMAGQVRAKGEARRTRSDFMQMEKDRGISVSASAMSFDFSGFRFNLVDTPGHSDFSEDTYRTLTAVDAAVMVIDGAKGVESQTQKLFEVCRLRDLPILTFCNKMDRESRDTFEIIDEIQEMLAIDVTPASWPIGVGRDFIGCYDMLRDRLELMDRADRNKVAESIEINGLDDPKLAEHVPEHLLEKLLEEVEMARELLPALDPQSVLEGHMTPIWFGSAINSFGVKELMDGIGKYGPEPQPQSAEPRQVSPEEKKVAGFVFKVQANMDPKHRDRVAFVRMASGHFKRGMKLTHVRTKKPMAVSNPVLFLASDRELAEEAWAGDIIGIPNHGQLRIGDTLTEGEAIRVTGIPSFAPELLQGVRAGDPMKAKHLEKALMQFAEEGAAKVFKPSIGSGFIVGVVGQLQFEVLASRIEMEYGLPVRFEASQFTSARWVSGDKAAVDKFTNANKQHIAHDHDGDIVYLTRLQWDIDRVVRDYPDLHLTATKEMMV; encoded by the coding sequence ATGTTGGACACCGCTGCAAACCGCCCCGAACTGCCGCCCGAAATAGCGCGGCGCCGGACCTTTGCGATCATCTCGCACCCGGACGCCGGCAAGACCACGCTGACTGAAAAGTTCCTGCTGTACGGCGGCGCGATTCAGATGGCCGGACAGGTGCGCGCCAAGGGTGAGGCGCGGCGCACGCGCTCGGACTTCATGCAGATGGAGAAGGACCGCGGGATCTCCGTCTCCGCCTCGGCGATGTCTTTTGATTTCAGCGGCTTCCGCTTCAATCTGGTAGACACGCCCGGCCACTCGGACTTTTCCGAGGACACCTACCGCACCCTGACGGCGGTGGATGCGGCGGTGATGGTGATAGACGGCGCCAAAGGTGTGGAAAGCCAGACCCAGAAGCTGTTCGAGGTCTGCCGCCTGCGCGACCTGCCGATCCTGACCTTCTGTAACAAGATGGACCGCGAGAGCCGGGACACCTTTGAAATTATTGACGAAATCCAAGAAATGCTGGCGATCGACGTGACCCCCGCCAGCTGGCCTATCGGGGTGGGCCGCGATTTCATCGGCTGCTACGACATGCTGCGCGACCGGCTGGAGCTGATGGACCGCGCCGACCGCAACAAGGTGGCGGAAAGCATCGAGATCAACGGCCTGGACGACCCCAAGCTGGCCGAGCATGTGCCGGAGCATCTTCTGGAAAAGCTCTTGGAAGAGGTTGAGATGGCGCGCGAGCTGCTGCCCGCCCTGGACCCGCAATCGGTGCTTGAGGGCCACATGACGCCGATCTGGTTCGGCTCCGCCATCAACTCCTTCGGCGTCAAGGAACTGATGGACGGCATCGGCAAATACGGCCCCGAGCCGCAGCCCCAATCCGCCGAGCCCCGTCAGGTCAGCCCGGAGGAAAAGAAGGTCGCCGGATTTGTCTTTAAAGTTCAAGCCAATATGGACCCCAAGCACCGCGACCGGGTGGCGTTTGTGCGGATGGCAAGCGGCCACTTCAAGCGCGGCATGAAACTGACCCATGTGCGCACCAAAAAGCCGATGGCGGTGTCCAACCCGGTGCTGTTCCTGGCCTCCGACCGGGAACTGGCGGAAGAAGCCTGGGCCGGCGACATCATCGGCATCCCCAACCACGGCCAGCTGCGCATCGGCGACACGCTGACCGAGGGAGAGGCGATCCGGGTGACCGGCATCCCGTCGTTTGCGCCGGAATTGCTGCAAGGCGTGCGCGCCGGCGACCCGATGAAGGCCAAGCATCTGGAAAAGGCGCTGATGCAGTTTGCCGAGGAAGGCGCGGCCAAGGTGTTCAAACCCTCGATCGGCTCCGGATTCATCGTTGGTGTCGTCGGGCAGCTGCAGTTTGAGGTACTCGCCTCCCGGATCGAGATGGAATACGGCCTGCCGGTGCGGTTTGAAGCGAGCCAGTTCACCTCGGCCCGCTGGGTCAGCGGCGACAAGGCGGCGGTGGACAAGTTCACCAACGCCAACAAGCAGCACATCGCCCATGACCACGATGGTGACATCGTCTATCTGACGCGGCTGCAGTGGGATATCGACCGGGTGGTGCGGGATTATCCCGACCTGCACCTGACCGCGACCAAGGAAATGATGGTCTGA
- a CDS encoding ATP-binding protein — protein sequence MQLGEFSDHFEILDAVELAVIVLEVGKDGLPRYVAMNTKSRQFTKFKYSDYAGKTALELYGGATGRRALNHHLAVISSGEEATYDIVLPTEHKAKYLSTTLRPVFNKDGRLTYLVGSSSDVTSERERDEALELTKLALDKAEEASQAKERFLANMSHEIRTPMNGIIGICELLKETELDEQQQLFADTIFNSATALLSVINDVLDFSKIQADKISLHDAPFSLLELVQDVGTLLWARAAYKGIELRTDYPDNAPREFTGDASKIRQILMNLLGNAIKFTEDGHVCVSVTYDPGAATLPLRIQVSDTGIGIEKTQLKWIFSAFEQVDRRAARVIEGTGLGLAITRALVERMGGTITASSMPGEGSVFTVGLDLPQPDWRAAQQASTSAAVRSQAHRTALNIQSGIPVPRMPPEALSGMRILVAEDNRTNQLVVRKMLKSTGAELRFAGNGQIALDAYKADGSDLILMDLSMPVLGGLEATRLIREHEQQAELPECPIIALTANAQPSDVEACLAAGMNDFLSKPFRRHELLERILR from the coding sequence GTGCAACTGGGTGAATTCTCCGATCATTTTGAAATTCTGGACGCAGTTGAACTTGCCGTGATCGTCCTGGAGGTGGGCAAAGACGGGTTGCCGCGCTATGTCGCCATGAATACTAAGTCGCGGCAGTTCACTAAGTTCAAGTACAGTGATTACGCAGGCAAGACGGCGCTTGAGCTTTATGGCGGGGCGACCGGCCGCCGCGCCTTGAACCATCATTTGGCAGTCATCAGCAGCGGCGAGGAGGCGACATATGACATTGTCCTTCCCACGGAGCATAAGGCCAAATACCTCAGCACGACACTGCGGCCGGTGTTTAACAAGGATGGCCGCCTGACTTACTTGGTCGGCTCCTCGTCTGATGTCACATCGGAACGGGAGCGGGACGAGGCCCTGGAGCTCACCAAACTGGCCCTCGATAAGGCCGAGGAGGCGAGCCAGGCCAAGGAGCGGTTTCTGGCCAATATGAGCCATGAAATCAGGACGCCGATGAATGGAATCATCGGAATCTGTGAGTTGCTGAAGGAGACGGAACTGGACGAGCAGCAGCAGCTGTTTGCAGACACGATCTTCAACTCGGCGACTGCGTTGCTCAGTGTCATCAATGACGTGCTCGACTTTTCCAAGATCCAGGCCGACAAGATATCGCTTCACGACGCGCCGTTTTCACTGCTGGAGCTTGTTCAGGATGTTGGAACCCTGCTGTGGGCCAGAGCCGCCTACAAGGGCATTGAACTGCGCACGGATTACCCCGACAACGCACCCCGCGAATTTACCGGCGATGCCAGCAAGATCCGCCAGATTCTGATGAACCTGCTGGGCAACGCGATCAAATTCACCGAAGACGGACATGTGTGCGTCAGCGTCACCTATGATCCCGGGGCCGCAACCTTGCCCCTGCGCATTCAGGTCAGCGACACCGGCATAGGGATTGAGAAAACTCAGCTTAAGTGGATCTTTTCCGCGTTCGAACAGGTCGACCGCCGCGCTGCGCGTGTGATTGAGGGGACCGGCCTGGGGCTGGCGATCACCCGGGCGCTGGTGGAGCGGATGGGGGGCACAATCACCGCATCGTCCATGCCCGGCGAAGGGTCGGTCTTTACGGTGGGCTTGGATCTGCCGCAGCCGGACTGGCGCGCTGCACAACAGGCAAGCACCTCGGCGGCGGTCCGTTCCCAGGCTCACAGGACCGCGCTTAACATTCAATCCGGCATTCCGGTTCCCAGAATGCCGCCAGAGGCGCTTTCGGGCATGCGCATTCTGGTGGCCGAAGACAACAGAACCAACCAGTTGGTTGTTCGCAAGATGCTGAAATCGACCGGTGCCGAGCTTCGTTTCGCCGGAAATGGCCAGATTGCGCTGGATGCCTACAAGGCCGATGGCAGTGACCTGATCCTGATGGACCTGTCCATGCCCGTCCTTGGCGGGCTGGAAGCAACGCGCCTGATACGCGAGCATGAACAGCAAGCTGAGCTGCCGGAATGTCCGATCATTGCACTGACCGCCAACGCGCAACCCAGCGATGTCGAAGCCTGTTTGGCTGCAGGCATGAACGACTTCCTCTCAAAACCGTTCCGCCGGCATGAACTGCTGGAGCGCATTTTGCGGTGA
- a CDS encoding Hint domain-containing protein, with amino-acid sequence MGQTLTASLTSVQACLAEHFRAECGANAGDPLGVLEDLVLDDVYMLDAASAQRRLGIAAHHDGSLSIAENSALGTPGAALHLDCLLTLMPDRGPNTETLVMVEADAEGYIAGIYLVPLAPLQPQMPYTLVKAEREPARRKLAQSACVSFTRGTCITLSTGAQRPIEDMRPGDRVLTRDDGIQEVRWVGQSTLRAVGDLAPVLIRKGALNNARDLIVSPAHRLMVYQRSDEIGAGAPEILVRARDLVNGDSVVVLDGGFADYFQILFDRHHIIYAEGIAAESTFLDPVTRPALPEDIWVTRSAHQHAPLPAAHKRGAHGLDVSRSLLDRPDAVGLLKRASLR; translated from the coding sequence ATGGGACAGACCTTGACCGCCAGCCTCACCTCCGTCCAGGCCTGCCTGGCCGAGCATTTCCGTGCCGAATGCGGCGCCAATGCAGGCGACCCGCTGGGCGTGCTCGAGGATCTGGTGCTGGATGACGTCTACATGCTCGATGCCGCCTCTGCACAGCGGCGGCTGGGCATCGCCGCCCATCACGACGGCAGCCTCTCCATTGCGGAGAACTCCGCGCTTGGCACCCCCGGCGCCGCGCTGCACCTGGATTGCCTGCTGACCCTGATGCCCGACCGCGGCCCCAACACCGAAACCCTGGTGATGGTGGAGGCCGACGCCGAAGGCTACATCGCTGGCATCTACCTGGTGCCGCTCGCCCCCTTGCAGCCGCAGATGCCCTATACCCTGGTCAAGGCTGAGCGCGAGCCTGCCCGGCGCAAGCTGGCGCAGTCGGCCTGCGTCTCCTTTACCCGCGGCACCTGCATCACGCTGTCCACCGGCGCGCAGCGCCCCATCGAAGACATGCGCCCCGGCGACCGCGTCCTCACCCGCGACGACGGCATCCAAGAGGTGCGCTGGGTCGGCCAGTCCACCCTGCGCGCGGTCGGCGATCTGGCCCCGGTCCTGATCCGCAAGGGCGCCTTGAACAACGCCCGCGACCTGATCGTCAGCCCCGCCCACCGGCTGATGGTCTACCAGCGCAGCGACGAGATCGGCGCCGGCGCCCCAGAGATCCTGGTCCGCGCCCGCGACCTGGTGAACGGCGACAGCGTGGTGGTGCTGGACGGCGGCTTTGCCGATTACTTCCAAATCCTGTTCGACCGCCACCACATCATCTACGCCGAGGGCATCGCCGCCGAGAGCACCTTCCTCGACCCCGTCACCCGCCCCGCGCTGCCGGAGGATATCTGGGTCACGCGCTCAGCACACCAGCACGCCCCCCTGCCCGCCGCCCACAAGCGCGGCGCCCATGGGCTGGATGTGAGCCGGTCACTCTTGGACCGGCCTGATGCGGTGGGGCTGCTGAAGCGGGCTTCGTTGCGGTAG